The following are encoded in a window of Diorhabda sublineata isolate icDioSubl1.1 chromosome 3, icDioSubl1.1, whole genome shotgun sequence genomic DNA:
- the LOC130441732 gene encoding homeobox protein six1-like has translation MEIDAVSSGSSDSHMENYGHPLSNTNYYSENLFFTSNCKLDHYFAGEKLVKKTENNGKKADYFRKDVNKSDVDKRGLGYVEYFEKKVDEGRRMQLDYYNNNSNKNEGLIQLNGVDSYGKKPVSFSPDQVQCMCEALQQRGDLEKLATFLWSLPPSELLRSNESILRARAAVAFHRGAYHELYSILESHAFHARWHPELQVLWYNAHYNEAEKIRGRPLGAVDKYRLRKKYPLPKTIWDGEETVYCFKERSRNALKDCYSRNRYPTPDEKRALAKRTGLTLTQVSNWFKNRRQRDRTPQSRPDLIIGNMSLSHQSNIMTSMGNHQGTLDMSAFQTASKLFDPTCTITSCYSDYQVV, from the exons ATGGAAATTGACGCCGTTTCTAGCGGATCGAGTGATTCCCATATGGAGAATTACGGCCATCCCTTAAGTAACACAAACTATTACtccgaaaatttattttttacgtcGAATTGTAAACTCGATCATTATTTCGCCGGTgagaaattagttaaaaaaacggaaaataatggaaagaaaGCGGACTATTTTCGAAAAGATGTTAATAAAAGTGATGTTGATAAAAGGGGTTTGGGGTatgtggaatatttcgaaaaaaaagtcgACGAAGGGCGCAGGATGCAATTggattattataataataacagtaataAAAATGAGGGTCTTATACAGTTGAATGGAGTGGACAGTTACGGGAAAAAACCTGTCAGTTTCTCACCTGATCAA GTGCAATGTATGTGTGAAGCTCTTCAGCAACGCGGTGATTTAGAGAAATTGGCGACGTTTCTTTGGTCACTTCCACCTTCGGAGCTTCTAAGGAGCAACGAGAGTATTTTGCGCGCGAGAGCTGCAGTGGCGTTTCACAGAGGAGCTTATCACGAACTTTATTCAATTTTGGAATCACACGCGTTTCACGCTAGGTGGCATCCGGAGCTACAAGTTTTATGGTATAACGCACATTATAACGAAGCTGAAAAAATCAGGGGAAGGCCTCTag GCGCGGTAGATAAATATCGACTCCGTAAGAAATATCCGCTACCGAAGACGATATGGGACGGCGAAGAAACTGTTTATTGTTTCAAAGAACGAAGTAGAAACGCTTTAAAAGATTGTTATAGTAGAAATAGATACCCCACACCAGATGAAAAAAGAGCGTTAGCTAAAAGAACCGGTTTGACGTTGACGCAAGTTTCTAATTGGTTCAAAAATAGGAGGCAGAGGGATAGAACGCCGCAATCTAGACC ggaCCTAATCATTGGGAATATGTCTCTTAGTCATCAGAGCAACATAATGACATCGATGGGAAACCACCAAGGCACACTAGATATGTCCGCTTTTCAAACTGCCAGTAAACTTTTTGATCCAACTTGTACTATAACTTCTTGTTATTCGGACTACCAAGTAGTCTAA